The proteins below are encoded in one region of Pongo pygmaeus isolate AG05252 chromosome 20, NHGRI_mPonPyg2-v2.0_pri, whole genome shotgun sequence:
- the UBXN6 gene encoding UBX domain-containing protein 6 isoform X2, protein MAAAAALARLEQKQSRAWGPTSQDTIRNQVRKELQAEATVSGSPEAPGTNVVSEPREEGSAHLAVPGVYFTCPLTGATLRKDQRDARIKEAILSYFSTDPVAASIMKIYTFNKDQDRVKLGVDTIAKYLDNIHLHPEEEKYRKIKLQNKVFQERINCLEGTHEFFEAIGFQKVLLPIQDQEDPEEFYVLSETTLAQPQSLERHKEQLLAAEPVRAKLDRQRRVFQPSPLASQFELPGDFFNLTAEEIKREQRLRSDAVERLSVLRTKAMREKEEQRGLRKYTYTLLRVRLPDGCLLQGTFYARERLGAVYGFVREALQSDWLPFELLASGGQKLSEDENLALNECGLVPSALLTFSWDMAVLEDIKAAGAEPDSILKPELLSAIEKLS, encoded by the exons ATGGCGGCCGCTGCCGCCCTAGCCCGGCTGGAGCAGAAGCAGTCCCGGGCCTGGGGCCCCACGTCGCAGGACACCATCCGAAACCAGG TGAGAAAGGAACTTCAAGCCGAAGCCACCGTCAGCGGGAGTCCCGAGGCCCCAGGGACCAACGTG GTATCTGAGCCGAGAGAGGAAGGTTCCGCCCACCTGGCCGTGCCTGGCGTGTACTTCACCTGTCCGCTCACTGGGGCCACCCTGAGGAAGGACCAGCGGGACGCCCGCATCAAGGAGGCCATTCTCTCG TACTTCTCCACCGACCCAGTGGCCGCCTCCATCATGAAGATCTACACGTTCAACAAAGACCAGGACCGGGTGAAGCTGGGTGTGGACACCATTGCCAA GTACCTGGACAACATCCACCTGCACCCCGAGGAGGAGAAGTACCGGAAGATCAAGCTGCAGAACAAGGTGTTTCAG GAGCGCATTAACTGCCTGGAAGGGACCCACGAGTTTTTTGAGGCCATTGGGTTCCAGAAGGTGTTGCTTCCCATCCAGGATCAGG AGGACCCTGAGGAGTTCTACGTGCTGAGCGAGACCACCTTGGCCCAGCCCCAGAGCCTGGAGAGGCACAAGGAACAGCTGCTGGCTGCGGAGCCCGTGCGCGCCAAGCTGGACCGGCAGCGCCGTGTCTTCCAGCCCTCGCCCCTGGCCTCGCAGTTCGAACTGCCCGGGGACTTCTTCAACCTCACAGCAGAGGAGATCAAGCGGGAGCAGAGGCTCAG GTCCGACGCGGTGGAGCGGCTGAGTGTGCTTCGGACCAAGGCCATGCGGGAGAAGGAGGAGCAGCGGGGGCTGCGCAAGTACACCTACACATTGCTGCGCGTGCGCCTCCCCGATGGCTGCCTCCTGCAGG GGACCTTCTACGCCCGGGAGCGGCTGGGGGCGGTGTACGGGTTCGTCCGGGAGGCCCTGCAGAGCGACTGGCTGCCTTTTGAGCTGCTGGCCTCGGGAGGGCAGAAGCTGTCCGAGGACGAGAACCTGGCCTTGAACGAGTGCGGGCTG GTGCCCTCTGCCCTCCTGACCTTCTCGTGGGACATGGCTGTGCTGGAGGACATCAAGGCCGCGGGGGCCGAGCCGGACTCCATCCTGAAACCCGAGCTCCTGTCAGCCATCGAGAAGCTCTCGTGA
- the UBXN6 gene encoding UBX domain-containing protein 6 isoform X1, translating to MKKFFQEFKADIKFKSAGPGQKLKESVGEKAHKEKPNQPAPRPPRQGPTNEAQMAAAAALARLEQKQSRAWGPTSQDTIRNQVRKELQAEATVSGSPEAPGTNVVSEPREEGSAHLAVPGVYFTCPLTGATLRKDQRDARIKEAILSYFSTDPVAASIMKIYTFNKDQDRVKLGVDTIAKYLDNIHLHPEEEKYRKIKLQNKVFQERINCLEGTHEFFEAIGFQKVLLPIQDQEDPEEFYVLSETTLAQPQSLERHKEQLLAAEPVRAKLDRQRRVFQPSPLASQFELPGDFFNLTAEEIKREQRLRSDAVERLSVLRTKAMREKEEQRGLRKYTYTLLRVRLPDGCLLQGTFYARERLGAVYGFVREALQSDWLPFELLASGGQKLSEDENLALNECGLVPSALLTFSWDMAVLEDIKAAGAEPDSILKPELLSAIEKLS from the exons ATGAAGAAATTctttcaggagttcaaggccgacATCAAGTTCAAGAGCGCGGGACCCGGTCAGAAGCTCAAAGAGTCCGTGGG GGAAAAggcccacaaagagaagcccaacCAGCCAGCCCCCAGGCCGCCCCGCCAGGGACCCACCAATGAGGCACAGATGGCGGCCGCTGCCGCCCTAGCCCGGCTGGAGCAGAAGCAGTCCCGGGCCTGGGGCCCCACGTCGCAGGACACCATCCGAAACCAGG TGAGAAAGGAACTTCAAGCCGAAGCCACCGTCAGCGGGAGTCCCGAGGCCCCAGGGACCAACGTG GTATCTGAGCCGAGAGAGGAAGGTTCCGCCCACCTGGCCGTGCCTGGCGTGTACTTCACCTGTCCGCTCACTGGGGCCACCCTGAGGAAGGACCAGCGGGACGCCCGCATCAAGGAGGCCATTCTCTCG TACTTCTCCACCGACCCAGTGGCCGCCTCCATCATGAAGATCTACACGTTCAACAAAGACCAGGACCGGGTGAAGCTGGGTGTGGACACCATTGCCAA GTACCTGGACAACATCCACCTGCACCCCGAGGAGGAGAAGTACCGGAAGATCAAGCTGCAGAACAAGGTGTTTCAG GAGCGCATTAACTGCCTGGAAGGGACCCACGAGTTTTTTGAGGCCATTGGGTTCCAGAAGGTGTTGCTTCCCATCCAGGATCAGG AGGACCCTGAGGAGTTCTACGTGCTGAGCGAGACCACCTTGGCCCAGCCCCAGAGCCTGGAGAGGCACAAGGAACAGCTGCTGGCTGCGGAGCCCGTGCGCGCCAAGCTGGACCGGCAGCGCCGTGTCTTCCAGCCCTCGCCCCTGGCCTCGCAGTTCGAACTGCCCGGGGACTTCTTCAACCTCACAGCAGAGGAGATCAAGCGGGAGCAGAGGCTCAG GTCCGACGCGGTGGAGCGGCTGAGTGTGCTTCGGACCAAGGCCATGCGGGAGAAGGAGGAGCAGCGGGGGCTGCGCAAGTACACCTACACATTGCTGCGCGTGCGCCTCCCCGATGGCTGCCTCCTGCAGG GGACCTTCTACGCCCGGGAGCGGCTGGGGGCGGTGTACGGGTTCGTCCGGGAGGCCCTGCAGAGCGACTGGCTGCCTTTTGAGCTGCTGGCCTCGGGAGGGCAGAAGCTGTCCGAGGACGAGAACCTGGCCTTGAACGAGTGCGGGCTG GTGCCCTCTGCCCTCCTGACCTTCTCGTGGGACATGGCTGTGCTGGAGGACATCAAGGCCGCGGGGGCCGAGCCGGACTCCATCCTGAAACCCGAGCTCCTGTCAGCCATCGAGAAGCTCTCGTGA